From Nitrospinota bacterium, the proteins below share one genomic window:
- a CDS encoding phosphotransferase translates to MEFFNAKSNHEGDLPKGRFDGAYLKSWLEPLVKKPVSRFEFFTLKGDASDRSYFRVNYTLQNSQESSIIVMQLKEPDCEKEPDFNRMQKFLIHQGIPVPEILYYDAKRGLIFLEDGGDVHLEDIARRSPGEIIFWYKKAIELIVTMQTRVTKNMRPYCPAYTLKFDVEKLMWEMDFMIKHYIQGYLKRGLKQDETSKIRTALLTICKPLSEQKQFFVHRDFHSRNLMIRDNNLLLLDFQDARMGPRQYDLASLLKDSYVVLKEETRTELLNYYLELIENEEGEPVSRSHFLSIFDLMSIQRNLKAIGTFAFQYMEHDNERYLEYLPPTLQYVRHTIDSRPDLEPLGNVLKQAIPALN, encoded by the coding sequence ATGGAATTTTTTAATGCAAAATCAAACCATGAAGGTGATTTACCCAAGGGTAGATTTGACGGGGCTTATTTAAAATCCTGGTTAGAACCTCTCGTCAAAAAACCTGTCTCACGCTTTGAGTTTTTCACTCTTAAAGGAGATGCATCGGACAGAAGCTATTTCCGGGTTAACTATACTCTGCAAAACTCGCAGGAGTCATCGATCATTGTCATGCAATTGAAGGAACCTGATTGTGAAAAGGAACCGGACTTCAACCGTATGCAAAAATTCCTGATTCACCAGGGCATACCGGTTCCCGAAATTTTATATTACGATGCCAAACGCGGTCTCATTTTCCTGGAAGATGGCGGAGATGTTCACCTGGAAGATATTGCCCGCCGTTCCCCAGGTGAAATCATTTTCTGGTACAAAAAGGCCATTGAGCTTATTGTGACCATGCAGACTCGCGTCACCAAAAATATGCGACCCTATTGCCCCGCCTACACATTGAAGTTTGATGTTGAAAAGCTGATGTGGGAAATGGACTTTATGATAAAACATTATATTCAAGGGTATCTGAAGCGCGGATTAAAACAGGATGAAACATCAAAAATTCGGACGGCTCTTTTAACTATATGCAAACCCCTGTCAGAGCAAAAACAGTTTTTCGTTCACCGGGATTTTCATTCAAGGAACCTGATGATTCGGGATAACAACCTTCTGCTCCTTGATTTCCAGGACGCCAGAATGGGACCGCGTCAATATGATCTTGCCTCCCTTCTAAAAGACTCTTATGTAGTACTGAAAGAAGAAACCAGAACTGAACTGCTGAATTATTACCTCGAACTGATCGAGAATGAAGAGGGGGAACCTGTTTCCCGTTCCCATTTCCTGAGTATTTTTGATTTGATGTCGATCCAAAGAAACCTGAAGGCTATTGGCACCTTTGCATTTCAATACATGGAACATGATAATGAACGGTACCTGGAATATTTGCCTCCTACTTTGCAATATGTCCGGCATACCATTGACTCGCGACCAGACCTTGAACCCTTGGGTAATGTTTTGAAACAGGCAATACCTGCGCTTAATTAA
- a CDS encoding (2Fe-2S) ferredoxin domain-containing protein, which produces MPKPSYHILVCTNSRPPGHPRGSCGENGSNAIFEKIAMGVEQKGLFGKCMVANTGCLGPCGVGPVVIVYPDGVWYQKVQPEDVDEILDSHIAQGKKVDRLEVPDELWG; this is translated from the coding sequence ATGCCGAAACCAAGTTATCATATTTTAGTGTGTACCAACAGCCGGCCTCCGGGACATCCAAGGGGTTCCTGTGGAGAAAACGGTTCCAATGCCATATTTGAAAAAATTGCAATGGGTGTGGAACAAAAAGGGCTGTTTGGCAAATGCATGGTTGCTAATACCGGGTGTCTTGGCCCTTGTGGCGTGGGCCCTGTTGTTATTGTTTACCCCGATGGAGTCTGGTACCAGAAGGTTCAACCAGAAGATGTGGATGAAATTCTTGATTCGCACATTGCCCAGGGTAAAAAAGTTGACCGTCTGGAAGTCCCTGATGAACTCTGGGGATAA
- a CDS encoding YihA family ribosome biogenesis GTP-binding protein has translation MKIISAEFMVGAVSAKQYPKGGYPEFAFVGRSNVGKSSLIKSLLNRKKMVRVSSSPGKTREINFFNINDTMMFVDLPGYGFARVTPALQKKWKVMIDEYLTRRENLTAVIFIVDIRRKPTELDLTLKEWLEDLDRNYILVITKADKLSSSERSKQVKIIKSAFMGKNALDFTIYSSTKHTGRKELWAQLQRLARDEKTPFPEKERGL, from the coding sequence ATGAAAATAATCTCTGCAGAATTCATGGTCGGGGCCGTTTCAGCAAAGCAATACCCAAAAGGTGGGTATCCTGAATTTGCTTTTGTTGGCCGTTCCAATGTCGGCAAATCTTCCCTCATCAAATCTTTGCTCAACCGCAAGAAAATGGTGCGCGTCAGTTCTTCTCCCGGGAAAACCCGGGAAATAAATTTCTTCAATATCAATGACACAATGATGTTTGTTGACCTTCCCGGATACGGGTTTGCCCGGGTTACTCCGGCCTTGCAAAAAAAATGGAAAGTTATGATAGATGAATACCTGACTCGGCGCGAAAATCTCACTGCCGTCATATTTATCGTTGATATCAGGAGAAAACCTACTGAACTGGACTTGACATTGAAAGAATGGCTCGAAGACCTGGACAGGAACTATATTCTAGTAATCACAAAAGCCGATAAACTTTCAAGCTCAGAACGCAGCAAACAGGTTAAAATAATTAAATCCGCATTCATGGGAAAAAACGCACTGGATTTTACTATCTATTCAAGTACAAAACATACAGGCCGGAAAGAATTATGGGCGCAGTTGCAAAGACTGGCTCGAGACGAAAAAACCCCCTTTCCCGAAAAGGAAAGAGGGTTGTAA
- a CDS encoding cytochrome c: MVVSRKHFLIGTILSTLIVTGCGQDKKTTTANKPPTQQQATEVIPQTPQHESAQVTNETRQTYQWYCAQCHGVKGKGNGINAKFLTVPPRNHTKAEYLETRTDEQLYEAIKFGGLSVGRAPCMPAWGHTLDEGTIHSLVRYIRELCQCEAL; encoded by the coding sequence ATGGTAGTAAGTCGCAAACATTTTCTAATCGGAACAATTCTTTCAACATTAATTGTGACCGGCTGTGGGCAAGATAAAAAGACCACTACAGCAAACAAACCACCCACACAACAACAAGCAACTGAAGTCATCCCACAGACCCCGCAACATGAGTCAGCACAGGTTACAAATGAAACACGTCAAACCTACCAGTGGTACTGCGCACAGTGTCATGGTGTGAAAGGAAAAGGCAACGGTATAAACGCCAAGTTTCTAACCGTCCCGCCCCGCAACCACACCAAAGCCGAATATCTCGAAACACGAACCGATGAGCAGCTTTATGAAGCTATAAAGTTTGGTGGACTTTCAGTTGGACGTGCTCCATGCATGCCCGCATGGGGACATACTTTAGATGAAGGAACTATACATTCCCTGGTCCGTTACATACGGGAGTTGTGCCAATGTGAGGCCCTCTAG